The Temnothorax longispinosus isolate EJ_2023e chromosome 4, Tlon_JGU_v1, whole genome shotgun sequence genome has a window encoding:
- the LOC139811901 gene encoding epimerase family protein SDR39U1 isoform X3, with amino-acid sequence MERYGLPEDTSAVINVAGQNVLDPTQRWSPGFKQNVRNSRVKTTKALADSIQNTKAKVFVSISGVAYYKPNDTVYTEESECESYDFLSRLCHDWEEAAKLPEDSNIRQVTIRSGVVLGRTGGMIKQIYLPFFFGLGGPIGSGNQYMPWIHITDLVCMFIFALKHSNVHGILNGVAPQLITNNEFTKAFAAAMNRPAFIPLPSFVLQILFSEERAKIMLEGQKVTPKRVTELGFQYQFPDIETACKQLVQ; translated from the exons ATGG AGCGCTACGGCCTACCAGAGGACACATCGGCCGTCATCAATGTCGCTGGACAGAACGTGCTGGATCCTACCCAGAGATGGTCACCTGGCTTCAAGCAGAACGTTAGGAACAGCAGGGTGAAGACAACGAAGGCTCTAGCGGACTCGATACAGAATACCAAAGCCAAAGTTTTTGTGTCTATATCGGGAGTCGCCTACTACAAACCCAACGACACCGTATACACGGAAGAGAGCGAATGCGAATCATACGATTTTCTATCAA GGCTCTGTCACGATTGGGAGGAAGCGGCAAAATTACCGGAAGACAGCAACATTAGACAAGTGACGATAAGATCTGGAGTTGTATTAGGAAGAACCGGCGGCATGATCAAGCAAATCTATTTACCGTTCTTTTTCGGTCTCGGTGGGCCAATAGGAAGTGGAAATCAATACATGCCCTGGATACATATCACTGACTTGGTTTGCATGTTTATATTTGCGCTTAAACACAGCAATGTACACGGTATATTGAATGGAGTAGCGCCTCAG CTTATAACAAACAACGAGTTTACGAAAGCGTTTGCAGCAGCAATGAACAGACCCGCGTTTATACCTCTTCCAAGTTTcgttttgcaaatattattcagTGAAGAACGAGCGAAG ATCATGTTGGAAGGACAAAAAGTTACACCAAAGCGCGTTACGGAGCTAGGCTTTCAATATCAATTTCCAGATATCGAGACCGCTTGTAAGCAGCTCGTTCAATGA
- the LOC139811901 gene encoding epimerase family protein SDR39U1 isoform X1 gives MALKHVVVGGGTGFIGSQLIKSLSLEGISCTCISRMPGPNRISWNDLERYGLPEDTSAVINVAGQNVLDPTQRWSPGFKQNVRNSRVKTTKALADSIQNTKAKVFVSISGVAYYKPNDTVYTEESECESYDFLSRLCHDWEEAAKLPEDSNIRQVTIRSGVVLGRTGGMIKQIYLPFFFGLGGPIGSGNQYMPWIHITDLVCMFIFALKHSNVHGILNGVAPQLITNNEFTKAFAAAMNRPAFIPLPSFVLQILFSEERAKIMLEGQKVTPKRVTELGFQYQFPDIETACKQLVQ, from the exons ATGGCTCTAAAACACGTAGTGGTAG gCGGTGGTACTGGCTTCATAGGATCGCagttaataaaatcattgaGCCTCGAGGGTATCTCCTGTACGTGTATCTCTCGAATGCCAGGACCGAATAGAATATCATGG AATGATTTAGAGCGCTACGGCCTACCAGAGGACACATCGGCCGTCATCAATGTCGCTGGACAGAACGTGCTGGATCCTACCCAGAGATGGTCACCTGGCTTCAAGCAGAACGTTAGGAACAGCAGGGTGAAGACAACGAAGGCTCTAGCGGACTCGATACAGAATACCAAAGCCAAAGTTTTTGTGTCTATATCGGGAGTCGCCTACTACAAACCCAACGACACCGTATACACGGAAGAGAGCGAATGCGAATCATACGATTTTCTATCAA GGCTCTGTCACGATTGGGAGGAAGCGGCAAAATTACCGGAAGACAGCAACATTAGACAAGTGACGATAAGATCTGGAGTTGTATTAGGAAGAACCGGCGGCATGATCAAGCAAATCTATTTACCGTTCTTTTTCGGTCTCGGTGGGCCAATAGGAAGTGGAAATCAATACATGCCCTGGATACATATCACTGACTTGGTTTGCATGTTTATATTTGCGCTTAAACACAGCAATGTACACGGTATATTGAATGGAGTAGCGCCTCAG CTTATAACAAACAACGAGTTTACGAAAGCGTTTGCAGCAGCAATGAACAGACCCGCGTTTATACCTCTTCCAAGTTTcgttttgcaaatattattcagTGAAGAACGAGCGAAG ATCATGTTGGAAGGACAAAAAGTTACACCAAAGCGCGTTACGGAGCTAGGCTTTCAATATCAATTTCCAGATATCGAGACCGCTTGTAAGCAGCTCGTTCAATGA
- the LOC139811901 gene encoding epimerase family protein SDR39U1 isoform X2: MPGPNRISWNDLERYGLPEDTSAVINVAGQNVLDPTQRWSPGFKQNVRNSRVKTTKALADSIQNTKAKVFVSISGVAYYKPNDTVYTEESECESYDFLSRLCHDWEEAAKLPEDSNIRQVTIRSGVVLGRTGGMIKQIYLPFFFGLGGPIGSGNQYMPWIHITDLVCMFIFALKHSNVHGILNGVAPQLITNNEFTKAFAAAMNRPAFIPLPSFVLQILFSEERAKIMLEGQKVTPKRVTELGFQYQFPDIETACKQLVQ; the protein is encoded by the exons ATGCCAGGACCGAATAGAATATCATGG AATGATTTAGAGCGCTACGGCCTACCAGAGGACACATCGGCCGTCATCAATGTCGCTGGACAGAACGTGCTGGATCCTACCCAGAGATGGTCACCTGGCTTCAAGCAGAACGTTAGGAACAGCAGGGTGAAGACAACGAAGGCTCTAGCGGACTCGATACAGAATACCAAAGCCAAAGTTTTTGTGTCTATATCGGGAGTCGCCTACTACAAACCCAACGACACCGTATACACGGAAGAGAGCGAATGCGAATCATACGATTTTCTATCAA GGCTCTGTCACGATTGGGAGGAAGCGGCAAAATTACCGGAAGACAGCAACATTAGACAAGTGACGATAAGATCTGGAGTTGTATTAGGAAGAACCGGCGGCATGATCAAGCAAATCTATTTACCGTTCTTTTTCGGTCTCGGTGGGCCAATAGGAAGTGGAAATCAATACATGCCCTGGATACATATCACTGACTTGGTTTGCATGTTTATATTTGCGCTTAAACACAGCAATGTACACGGTATATTGAATGGAGTAGCGCCTCAG CTTATAACAAACAACGAGTTTACGAAAGCGTTTGCAGCAGCAATGAACAGACCCGCGTTTATACCTCTTCCAAGTTTcgttttgcaaatattattcagTGAAGAACGAGCGAAG ATCATGTTGGAAGGACAAAAAGTTACACCAAAGCGCGTTACGGAGCTAGGCTTTCAATATCAATTTCCAGATATCGAGACCGCTTGTAAGCAGCTCGTTCAATGA